A window from Sphingobium sp. MI1205 encodes these proteins:
- a CDS encoding DUF7146 domain-containing protein, with the protein MQMDVEARARQIVADMGGHWRGSYGMVCCPAHNDRNPSLQVTPGKKAVLFKCWAGCSQEAVWSALNSRKINRHTSGETVDRAPEPSRRKLALQLWDSAVPIAGTAAERYLRLRAIDPTGLKVRFAPRCIVGPPDAREEHPALLVPFEADEGIIAVQRILLDPATGEKRYHAALREAKLTLGLVRHAAMRIGGQPTNDVLRLAEGFEEAVSVTQLSAGKFKVWGAGGIRRYGLIAIPERIRKIVIYSQHGQEAAQAIEDARDHLTANDRELKIILPPAPAPMDWNDILQERARC; encoded by the coding sequence ATGCAAATGGACGTCGAAGCACGCGCACGTCAGATCGTAGCGGATATGGGCGGCCATTGGCGCGGCTCATATGGCATGGTTTGCTGCCCAGCCCACAACGACCGCAATCCGTCGCTCCAAGTCACCCCCGGCAAGAAGGCCGTCCTGTTCAAATGTTGGGCCGGTTGCAGTCAAGAAGCCGTGTGGTCCGCGCTCAACAGTCGCAAAATCAATCGCCACACAAGCGGCGAAACGGTCGATCGCGCTCCCGAACCCTCGCGCCGGAAGCTCGCCCTGCAACTATGGGATTCCGCCGTGCCGATCGCAGGCACCGCGGCTGAACGCTATCTGCGTTTGCGCGCGATCGACCCGACCGGCCTTAAGGTCCGCTTCGCTCCGCGCTGCATTGTTGGTCCGCCTGACGCCCGCGAAGAGCATCCTGCCCTTCTCGTGCCGTTCGAGGCCGACGAAGGCATAATCGCCGTGCAGCGGATCTTGCTCGATCCAGCAACTGGCGAGAAACGCTATCATGCGGCGCTCCGCGAGGCGAAATTGACGCTCGGCCTGGTCCGACACGCCGCCATGCGGATCGGCGGCCAGCCTACCAACGATGTTCTGCGCCTCGCGGAAGGCTTCGAGGAAGCCGTTTCCGTCACCCAGCTAAGCGCCGGGAAATTCAAGGTGTGGGGCGCGGGCGGCATTCGCCGCTATGGCCTGATCGCGATCCCCGAACGCATCCGAAAAATCGTGATCTACTCGCAGCACGGCCAGGAAGCCGCACAGGCCATAGAGGACGCGCGCGACCACCTCACTGCTAACGACCGCGAACTGAAAATCATCCTCCCGCCAGCCCCGGCGCCGATGGACTGGAACGACATTCTTCAGGAGAGAGCCAGGTGCTAA